From a region of the Oncorhynchus tshawytscha isolate Ot180627B linkage group LG14, Otsh_v2.0, whole genome shotgun sequence genome:
- the LOC112267203 gene encoding dehydrogenase/reductase SDR family member 13: MQLDLGSLKSVRSFAETFLKTESRLDLLINNAGIYMPGTTEDGLGMMFSVNHIGPFLLTNLLLDRMKECGPSRVVNVSSIGHNFGTIDFNCLSTHKELGVGNSATDVFNIYANSKLCNVLFTHELAKRLQGTNVTCYTLHPGAINSELFRNVSKVFMILMKPFLMFFFKDTVAGSQTTLHCALQEGLEPLSGCYFSNCTVRNLYAKARDNAVAKKLWEVSESLSGLSS, encoded by the exons ATGCAGCTGGATCTGGGGAGTCTGAAGTCTGTTCGCTCCTTTGCTGAAACCTTCCTAAAGACTGAGTCCAGACTCGACCTGCTCATCAACAATGCAG GTATTTACATGCCAGGCACCACAGAGGACGGCTTGGGGATGATGTTTAGTGTCAACCACATCGGTCCCTTCCTGTTGACCAACCTGCTGTTAGACCGTATGAAGGAGTGTGGTCCGAGTCGAGTGGTCAACGTGTCATCCATCGGTCATAACTTCGGCACCATCGACTTCAACTGTTTGAGCACTCACAAGGAGTTAGGAGTTGGAAATTCTGCCACAGATGTTTTCAACATCTACGCCAACAGCAAGCTGTGTAATGTTCTCTTCACGCATGAGCTGGCCAAGAGACTGCAGGGCACAAATGTTACCTGCTACACCCTTCACCCAG GAGCCATCAACTCTGAACTGTTTCGCAATGTCAGCAAGGTGTTCATGATTCTGATGAAGCCTTTCCTCATGTTCTTCTTCAAGGACACTGTGGCGGGGTCTCAGACCACCCTACACTGTGCCCTGCAGGAGGGCCTGGAGCCCCTCTCTGGATGCTACTTTTCTAACTGTACAGTCAGGAACCTCTATGCTAAGGCCAGAGACAATGCGGTGGCCAAGAAGCTATGGGAAGTCAGTGAGAGTCTGAGTGGCCTATCCTCTTAA